A window of Clostridium sp. 'White wine YQ' contains these coding sequences:
- a CDS encoding phage scaffolding protein codes for MKREFLKSLGIEGLSDEAIDKIMSENGKDLEKAKSTTEKTNQELEKVKSELEVNKQTLADANAQIENFKGMDIEGIKKSADDWKAKYEADTKAFKEQLAQKDYEFAVKEFTGQHKFTNDFVKDAFIENFKKQGFKLEDGKFLGADDYIKTFGEKNPGVFLVEEPPKDPVPQIVKPTDGQIQKNNVMSFNFTPIHNIPK; via the coding sequence ATGAAAAGAGAATTTTTAAAATCATTAGGAATTGAAGGCCTTTCTGATGAAGCTATAGACAAAATAATGAGTGAAAACGGAAAGGACTTAGAGAAAGCTAAATCAACAACAGAAAAAACAAACCAGGAATTAGAAAAAGTAAAATCTGAACTTGAGGTAAACAAGCAAACTCTAGCTGATGCAAATGCTCAAATTGAAAATTTCAAAGGAATGGACATTGAAGGTATCAAAAAGAGCGCGGATGATTGGAAAGCTAAATATGAAGCTGATACAAAAGCTTTTAAAGAGCAACTTGCACAAAAAGATTATGAGTTTGCAGTAAAAGAATTTACTGGACAACATAAGTTTACTAATGACTTTGTAAAAGATGCATTTATAGAAAACTTTAAAAAGCAAGGTTTCAAGTTAGAAGATGGTAAGTTCTTAGGAGCTGATGATTACATTAAAACATTTGGAGAAAAGAATCCAGGTGTTTTTTTAGTTGAAGAACCTCCAAAGGATCCAGTACCTCAAATTGTAAAGCCAACTGATGGACAAATTCAAAAAAACAATGTTATGAGTTTTAACTTTACACCAATTCATAACATACCAAAATAA
- a CDS encoding capsid protein: MPVLNYATQYQEVLDQNFPYVLNFGALYNSPSNSLFKWTNSKTIEIPVISTTGRKDANRDTIGSPSRNFDNTWETKTLTNQRYWDTLVHPMDIDQTNMAASIPNITQVYNEQQKFPEMDAYLISKVYSEWISKGKTADTTVIDETNILTVFDNLMQKMDEARVPVRGRILYVTPTYKTMLKHATQVNRQVMVDGMAGNSGAINRTINRLEEVEIVSVPSDLMKTIYNFTSGWVAGVGAKQINMVLIHPLAVITPHTYTFAALDEPTAKTQGKYYYYEESFEDVFVLDSKVNAIEFVISA; the protein is encoded by the coding sequence ATGCCAGTATTAAATTATGCTACACAATATCAAGAAGTATTAGATCAAAACTTTCCTTATGTATTAAACTTTGGAGCTTTATATAACTCTCCAAGTAATTCATTATTTAAGTGGACAAATTCAAAAACAATCGAGATTCCAGTTATATCAACAACAGGAAGAAAGGACGCAAATAGAGATACAATAGGTTCTCCATCAAGAAACTTTGATAACACATGGGAGACAAAGACATTAACAAATCAAAGATATTGGGATACTTTAGTGCATCCAATGGATATAGATCAAACTAACATGGCAGCATCTATTCCTAATATTACACAAGTATATAATGAACAACAAAAGTTCCCTGAAATGGATGCTTACTTAATTTCAAAAGTTTATTCTGAATGGATATCAAAAGGGAAAACTGCGGATACAACTGTAATTGATGAAACAAATATATTAACTGTTTTTGATAATTTAATGCAAAAGATGGATGAAGCAAGAGTCCCAGTTAGAGGAAGAATTCTTTATGTAACACCAACCTATAAGACAATGCTTAAACATGCAACTCAAGTTAACCGTCAAGTTATGGTTGATGGTATGGCTGGAAATAGTGGTGCAATTAATAGAACAATAAATAGATTAGAAGAAGTTGAAATTGTTTCAGTACCAAGCGATTTGATGAAAACTATTTACAACTTCACAAGTGGTTGGGTTGCTGGTGTAGGTGCAAAACAAATTAACATGGTTTTAATCCACCCATTAGCAGTAATTACACCTCATACGTATACATTCGCAGCGTTAGATGAACCAACAGCAAAAACTCAAGGCAAGTACTACTACTATGAAGAGTCTTTTGAAGATGTATTTGTATTAGATAGCAAAGTAAATGCAATTGAATTTGTTATTTCAGCATAG
- a CDS encoding DUF6751 family protein translates to MIINADITLYNSYVDDMERTKYKKTIIKGVNWQGAVTKMITNNTLQSADSINVFIPFLADFSGKTYLEPKEWFKLSESAKDNYFTFKATDRIVKGQCDFEFIGINTVKNLDNSYDNVISIMSVVKNDNGSPSMQHFMIGGK, encoded by the coding sequence ATGATAATTAATGCTGATATAACTCTATATAATAGCTATGTTGATGATATGGAAAGAACTAAATATAAGAAAACTATAATTAAAGGTGTGAATTGGCAAGGAGCAGTAACTAAGATGATAACTAATAATACGTTGCAGAGTGCTGACTCTATTAATGTTTTCATTCCTTTTTTAGCTGATTTTAGTGGTAAAACATATCTTGAACCTAAAGAATGGTTTAAGCTTTCAGAGTCTGCAAAAGATAATTATTTTACTTTTAAAGCTACTGATAGAATAGTTAAAGGTCAATGTGACTTTGAATTTATAGGTATAAATACAGTAAAAAATCTAGACAATTCATATGATAATGTTATTTCTATAATGTCTGTAGTTAAAAATGATAATGGAAGTCCTTCTATGCAGCATTTCATGATAGGAGGTAAATAG
- a CDS encoding minor capsid protein: MARVRINLDPADKILLKRKLNKNGDGQRLFTSEVRRISDAYVPFDNGSLKNTAVESVNKITYVQPYARKQYYENKGKGLRGKMWDKRAWADRGKEITRTVAKFVGGRTE; the protein is encoded by the coding sequence ATGGCTAGAGTAAGAATAAACTTAGACCCTGCTGATAAGATTTTATTAAAAAGAAAACTTAATAAAAATGGAGATGGACAAAGGCTTTTCACTAGTGAAGTTAGAAGAATATCTGATGCATATGTTCCTTTTGATAATGGATCACTAAAAAATACTGCAGTAGAGTCTGTAAATAAAATTACCTATGTGCAGCCTTATGCAAGAAAACAATACTATGAAAATAAAGGAAAAGGTTTGAGAGGGAAGATGTGGGATAAAAGAGCATGGGCAGATAGAGGGAAAGAAATAACTCGAACTGTAGCTAAATTTGTAGGAGGTAGGACAGAATGA
- a CDS encoding chloramphenicol resistance protein: MTILESLRNYIKQCPYLEEFNGVVRLRVDFSDNNEATTYNIEEGVTSQPIIKRYVDGSTIRQYLIVFSSIEAYSADIQQNIDNCGFYEDFQQWLEDNTNNNILPIMGQGKEARSIEALTNGYIFDNAEDSTTARYQIQMRLTYFQN, from the coding sequence ATGACAATACTTGAATCACTAAGGAATTATATAAAGCAATGTCCTTACTTAGAAGAATTTAATGGAGTTGTTAGGTTAAGAGTAGACTTTTCAGACAATAATGAAGCTACCACTTACAACATAGAAGAGGGAGTCACTTCTCAACCAATTATTAAAAGATACGTTGATGGTTCAACCATTAGGCAGTATCTTATTGTTTTTTCTAGTATAGAAGCCTATAGTGCAGATATTCAGCAAAATATAGATAACTGTGGTTTCTATGAAGATTTTCAACAATGGTTAGAAGATAACACAAACAATAATATTTTACCTATCATGGGACAAGGTAAAGAAGCACGGTCAATTGAAGCTTTAACAAATGGATATATATTTGATAATGCAGAGGATTCTACTACTGCTCGTTATCAAATACAAATGAGATTAACTTATTTTCAAAATTAG